Part of the Quercus lobata isolate SW786 chromosome 6, ValleyOak3.0 Primary Assembly, whole genome shotgun sequence genome, tatttttagtGACACCACTAGCACATGGCATTATACTGTAATGAAGTTTTGGTTTTGGTCACGTGCCACCAAATAAtccattttaatataattatatcaaGTCCAATGCCCTTAAATTATCttcctcatcttttttttttctttttttaaatttctgatGAGAATAATGATCTTAATTTCCGTGTATCTGATATATCAAGGGTCTCAATTGAGATATGTGAAAACATGtcagtattaaaaaaaagttagaaacttTACGAGAATAATGCAGACGTGACCTTGTGTTCTTCTATATCCATATATAGGAAGCGATGCAACTTATTGAAATAGAAGTACCAGGAAGCATAACTGCATGTCAATACTCATAAGCAACAGAGcaaattacaacaaaaactaAAACGTGTAGAGTACATAACATGAACATAGCTCAATACAATGACTGAGAAGATAGCTAACGTAAGCAGTAGCTCTTATTTCTAAAGATTTAGCAATGCATTTAGTTGGCAGTTGGGGGTTTGTGGGGTGGCTTGTGCTCTGGTGGTGGCTTCTCTCCTTTACCCTTTGGTGGCTTGTGTTCTGGGAGTGGTTTCTCTTCCTTGTCATGTGGGGTTGGTGGCTTGTGTTTTGGTGGTGGCTTTTCTCCCTTTGGAGGAGGTTTGCCGTCAATGGAAGTAGACTCCAATAGAAGGTGTCCAGGGTGATGATCATGTGGTGGTGGCTTCTCTCCCTTACCTGGGGTTGTTGGTTTGTGTTCTGGCAATGGCTTCTCTTCCTTATTGAGTGAGGTTGGTGGCTTGTGTTTTGGGGGTGGCTTTTCTCCCTTAGGAGGTTTGTGCTCATGTTTGGGAGATTCATGGTGGTCAGCAAGTGAGGCAGTGCTTAGAAGCACCACTCCAAGGAGCAACACTAGGAAGTATTTGGTAGTAGTCATCTTTCGTCTTTGGATGGTTCAAAACAACAAGACTTCTTGGCCTTTTATAACGAATACTAGAGCCTATTACGTCAGATCCTTCGTCATTCAGCACTTAAAATGTACCCTACCATAGAAGCAGTTCAAAATCGAAATCATCTCTTCTTGtttattcaattattaatttctGGCGGTCCATATAGAGTTCAAATGTTTGACAATGTACCAAGGTTACTCCTGGTGAAGGCTAGTGACACGTAACGAATTTTGCTCTTATGCTTTCCATGCAACCGTATCCCATAACATGCAA contains:
- the LOC115995278 gene encoding early nodulin-75-like, which produces MTTTKYFLVLLLGVVLLSTASLADHHESPKHEHKPPKGEKPPPKHKPPTSLNKEEKPLPEHKPTTPGKGEKPPPHDHHPGHLLLESTSIDGKPPPKGEKPPPKHKPPTPHDKEEKPLPEHKPPKGKGEKPPPEHKPPHKPPTAN